One region of Thermocrinis sp. genomic DNA includes:
- a CDS encoding DNA-directed RNA polymerase subunit beta encodes MKKNIALPRKFFGKREELINPPHLLTVPKESFESFIQFKKAPHSRELKGLEYLFRTSFPMKDPDEKITIEYLGYEIGDWECNKCGYKAYSDSSFLGGYGVDCPKCGSKLVYKEKFTVEDCKIRGFSYSAPLRVLVRLKTKTKKGERVSEPKKVYFGEIPMMTEHGSFVINGSERVLVNQLIRSPGVFFEEKEERQKETTIVRMIYRASIIPDKGSRIEFELSSTADTLTLRVDKKKVSGSYAFRAFGLETAYSILKAFYPETKKFFVRNGALFDWETGEEYKTEDLEGFYLFAILKYKGIVEGKGTEEEFIEERYIEDTNLLERLLKDERIRVEEVCAVSKESTVKSPYGKIIVETLISECSPKDPDKRSQIRIPSKFKLSDIALVDIYKKLRAVEPMVMELEHLINRARNHFELYFKDITRYDLSKVGRVKLNAKVHNVPKVLKPADVEKLSSLPPLVVVEDGTERLATEELLKELFKTKSEVRVKDYTEGEARFLSALDLVNVVKYLIDLRYGRQKKDDIAYLGNRRVRAVGELLENQCRIGIARMEKYFRDRCTVVSPDDPNLKPQDLLQPRYLTGAIYDFLKGGTLSQYLDNTNPLSATTHKRRLSAMGPGGLTRESAKFEIRDVHPSHYGRICPIETPEGQNIGLVTSLTVYAQLNEYGFIVTPYRKVENGIVKDDVEYLAAYEEENFVIAQYTPYGEDGKLKTDRVYARYKNDIQIVRPEQVNYMDITPRQVVSVSASLIPFLEHDDANRALMGSNMQRQAVPLIFTQAPLVGTGMERIVARDSGAIVVAKRSGLVEEVDSKRIVVRVYPEEIDLNDPTDIGIDIYELEKFKRTNQNTCINQRPLVVKGQSVKKGDVLADGQSTYKGELALGKDVLVAFMPWRGYNFEDAIVISERLVREDVYTSIHIEELEVEARETKLGYEEITRSIPGVPERALAHLDEFGIVKIGTYVKPGDILVGKVTPKGESQLTPEEKLLQAIFGEKSRDVKDTSLRCPPGVEGVVVDVKIFARKIGERRNYLAEHVERQEREQLEAELEKKKKLIVEGRNKLVKSLVLGKALDKEITIKKKTYPKGTVINDALFEVLLNYIITKPENLFEDEQLCEKIKEIRDRTRSQADMISKIYEEKIEAVGKKSELPQGVIALVKVYIAQKRKIKVGDKMAGRHGNKGVISVVLPVEDMPFLEDGTPVDIVLNPLGVPSRMNVGQILETHLGWAAKELGKKLGKLIQEIKDRKEITEFLKRIYSVGDTPDGQNAKAIEDFLNSLTDQEFKEIVQEYAEYGIPMATPVFEGASEEHIKELLRMAGLPEDGKTVLYDGRTGEPFDMRVTVGYMHMLKLIHMVDDKIHARSTGPYSLVTQQPLGGRAQFGGQRLGEMEVWALEAHGAAYTLQEMLTVKSDDIEGRTKAYEAIVKGKYMYSPGIPESFRVLVRELKALGLDVRCENGADMPCDQVKKTEEEA; translated from the coding sequence TAAGTGTGGCTACAAAGCTTACTCGGATTCAAGCTTTCTTGGGGGATACGGAGTAGACTGCCCCAAGTGCGGTTCAAAGCTTGTCTATAAAGAAAAGTTTACTGTGGAAGATTGCAAGATAAGAGGTTTTAGTTATTCTGCTCCCCTAAGAGTTTTAGTTAGACTAAAAACTAAGACGAAAAAAGGTGAAAGGGTTAGCGAACCAAAGAAGGTGTATTTCGGAGAAATTCCTATGATGACGGAACACGGATCTTTCGTGATAAACGGAAGTGAGAGAGTATTGGTCAATCAACTGATACGTTCTCCTGGGGTTTTCTTTGAAGAAAAGGAAGAGAGGCAGAAAGAAACAACCATAGTGCGGATGATATACAGGGCTAGCATAATTCCAGATAAGGGTTCTAGGATAGAATTTGAGCTTTCTAGCACGGCCGATACGCTTACCCTCAGAGTGGACAAGAAAAAAGTAAGTGGTTCATATGCATTTAGAGCTTTCGGTTTGGAAACTGCTTACAGCATACTTAAAGCTTTCTATCCAGAAACTAAAAAGTTCTTTGTCAGAAATGGTGCCTTGTTTGATTGGGAAACAGGAGAAGAGTACAAAACAGAGGATTTAGAAGGTTTTTACCTGTTTGCCATACTCAAATACAAGGGAATAGTGGAAGGAAAGGGAACTGAGGAGGAGTTTATAGAAGAAAGATACATAGAAGATACAAATCTTTTGGAAAGACTGCTTAAAGATGAAAGAATACGCGTAGAAGAGGTCTGTGCGGTTTCTAAAGAAAGCACTGTAAAGAGTCCCTATGGTAAGATCATAGTGGAAACTTTAATTTCTGAATGTTCGCCAAAAGATCCCGACAAAAGAAGCCAGATAAGGATACCTTCTAAATTCAAGCTATCCGACATTGCGCTGGTGGATATATACAAAAAGCTTAGGGCTGTTGAACCTATGGTGATGGAATTGGAGCATCTTATAAACAGGGCGAGGAATCACTTTGAACTGTACTTTAAGGATATAACGAGATACGACCTTTCCAAGGTGGGTAGGGTAAAGCTCAATGCAAAGGTGCACAACGTACCAAAGGTATTAAAACCTGCAGATGTAGAGAAGTTGAGCTCTCTGCCTCCTCTGGTAGTGGTAGAAGATGGAACAGAAAGATTGGCTACAGAAGAGCTTCTTAAAGAGCTTTTCAAAACCAAGAGTGAGGTAAGGGTTAAAGACTATACAGAAGGGGAGGCGAGGTTTTTAAGTGCTTTGGATCTTGTAAATGTGGTCAAGTATCTTATAGACCTCAGGTACGGAAGGCAAAAGAAGGATGATATAGCCTATCTTGGCAATAGGAGAGTTCGTGCGGTTGGGGAGCTTTTGGAGAACCAATGCAGGATAGGTATAGCCCGTATGGAAAAGTACTTCAGAGACAGGTGTACAGTAGTGAGTCCAGATGACCCGAACCTCAAACCTCAGGATCTTCTCCAGCCAAGGTACTTGACGGGTGCGATTTACGACTTTTTGAAAGGTGGCACACTCTCCCAATACTTGGACAACACCAATCCGCTCTCCGCTACAACTCACAAAAGAAGACTTTCTGCTATGGGTCCGGGAGGTCTTACAAGGGAAAGTGCAAAATTTGAAATAAGGGACGTGCACCCATCCCACTACGGTAGGATCTGTCCCATAGAAACACCAGAGGGGCAAAACATAGGTTTGGTCACATCCCTTACAGTATACGCTCAACTTAACGAATACGGTTTTATAGTCACACCATACAGAAAGGTTGAGAATGGTATAGTTAAGGATGATGTAGAATACTTGGCCGCTTATGAAGAAGAGAATTTTGTAATAGCCCAATACACACCTTATGGAGAGGATGGCAAGCTTAAAACTGACAGGGTGTATGCAAGGTACAAAAACGACATCCAGATAGTGCGTCCAGAACAGGTTAATTACATGGACATAACACCAAGGCAAGTAGTTTCTGTATCCGCTTCTTTAATACCCTTCTTAGAACACGACGACGCAAACAGAGCGCTTATGGGTTCAAACATGCAGAGACAAGCAGTGCCTCTGATATTCACCCAAGCTCCCTTAGTAGGTACCGGTATGGAGAGAATTGTGGCGCGGGATAGTGGGGCTATTGTGGTTGCAAAAAGGAGCGGATTGGTAGAGGAAGTGGATAGTAAGAGGATCGTCGTCAGGGTATATCCAGAAGAAATTGACCTAAACGATCCAACGGATATAGGTATAGACATATACGAACTTGAGAAGTTTAAAAGAACAAACCAGAACACGTGCATAAATCAAAGACCCTTAGTAGTTAAGGGTCAATCGGTAAAGAAGGGAGATGTGCTAGCCGATGGCCAATCCACATACAAAGGAGAACTTGCTTTAGGGAAGGATGTTCTTGTAGCCTTCATGCCATGGAGAGGATACAACTTTGAGGATGCCATCGTTATCTCAGAGCGTTTGGTAAGAGAGGACGTTTATACTTCCATCCACATAGAAGAGCTGGAAGTAGAAGCTAGGGAAACCAAGCTGGGTTATGAAGAGATCACTCGCTCTATTCCAGGTGTGCCAGAAAGGGCATTGGCTCACTTGGATGAGTTTGGTATAGTGAAGATCGGAACATACGTAAAGCCAGGGGATATTCTAGTTGGAAAAGTTACTCCAAAGGGTGAGAGCCAGCTAACGCCTGAGGAAAAACTCTTGCAGGCTATCTTCGGAGAAAAGTCAAGGGACGTTAAAGACACTTCCCTGAGATGCCCTCCAGGTGTGGAAGGTGTGGTGGTGGATGTAAAAATCTTTGCAAGAAAAATAGGGGAAAGAAGAAACTATTTGGCGGAGCATGTGGAAAGGCAAGAAAGAGAGCAACTGGAAGCAGAGCTTGAGAAGAAGAAGAAGCTTATAGTGGAAGGCAGGAACAAGTTAGTAAAGAGCTTGGTTTTGGGTAAGGCTTTAGACAAGGAAATAACAATAAAGAAAAAGACGTATCCAAAAGGTACTGTTATAAATGACGCCCTATTTGAAGTGCTTCTAAATTACATAATTACCAAACCGGAGAACCTTTTTGAAGATGAACAGCTCTGCGAAAAGATAAAGGAAATAAGGGATAGGACGCGGTCCCAAGCGGATATGATAAGTAAGATTTACGAAGAGAAAATAGAGGCTGTGGGTAAGAAAAGCGAACTACCTCAGGGAGTAATCGCCCTAGTAAAGGTATACATAGCTCAGAAGAGAAAGATAAAGGTTGGAGACAAGATGGCAGGTAGGCACGGAAACAAGGGTGTCATATCGGTAGTTTTACCCGTGGAAGATATGCCCTTCCTTGAAGACGGCACACCGGTGGATATAGTTCTTAACCCTCTGGGTGTTCCCTCTCGTATGAACGTGGGTCAAATACTAGAAACTCACTTGGGATGGGCTGCAAAGGAGCTTGGGAAAAAACTAGGTAAGCTTATACAAGAAATAAAGGACAGAAAGGAAATTACAGAGTTTTTGAAAAGGATCTACAGCGTGGGTGACACACCCGATGGTCAAAACGCAAAGGCTATTGAAGACTTTCTAAATTCTCTTACCGATCAAGAATTTAAGGAGATTGTTCAAGAGTATGCGGAATACGGCATACCCATGGCCACTCCCGTTTTTGAAGGTGCTAGCGAAGAGCATATAAAGGAGCTTCTTAGGATGGCTGGTCTTCCGGAGGATGGGAAGACTGTGCTATACGATGGAAGGACGGGAGAACCCTTTGATATGAGAGTCACTGTAGGTTATATGCATATGCTTAAACTCATACACATGGTGGATGACAAGATCCACGCAAGGAGCACAGGTCCCTATTCGCTGGTTACCCAGCAACCTCTGGGTGGTAGGGCCCAATTTGGTGGGCAAAGGCTCGGAGAGATGGAGGTTTGGGCTTTAGAAGCTCACGGTGCAGCCTATACTCTGCAAGAAATGCTAACAGTCAAGTCTGACGACATAGAAGGACGTACAAAAGCTTACGAGGCCATAGTTAAGGGTAAATACATGTATTCTCCTGGCATACCGGAATCCTTTAGGGTTTTAGTAAGAGAACTGAAAGCCTTGGGCTTGGACGTAAGGTGTGAAAACGGGGCGGATATGCCCTGTGATCAAGTGAAAAAGACGGAGGAAGAAGCATGA
- the rpoC gene encoding DNA-directed RNA polymerase subunit beta', translating into MRKGLLPFEKIKLMLASPEEIRSWSYGEVKKPETINYRTHKPEKDGLFCAKIFGPIKDYECLCGKYRGKRYEGTICDRCGVEVTKSYVRRERFGHIELAAPVVHIWFLKSSPSKIATLLGLSSRDVERVIYFESYLVIEYPSEDERTIFEQAEDTIPIKDDMGNTVFVKLHVMDEDKYLSEYAGNLEHKYEGGMGAEAIKKVLSVLDLEAYAKKLRMEVKPYSFSFEDMNKELEVKYKKLYHKMIKAVADNFRLYAIDLSIPEGMTLDQALLGVFNEELYLDVHSGKIYNQDCEGCLTGNRAIREFYEQQRSKRNDIPVFEKIEEDIRNTVLKELSESKIKKQLRVLKLVESFIKSGNKPEWMVLEVLPVLPPELRPLVALDGGRFATSDLNDLYRRIINRNNRLKRLIELDAPEIIIRNEKRMLQEVVNALIDNGKGGKVITQNGRALKSLADYLKGKQGRFRQNLLGKRVDYSGRSVIVVGPELKMHQCGLPRIMALELFKPFVYRRLEEKGYATSIKSAKKLVENKTPEVWECLEEVVKQHPVLLNRAPTLHRMSIQAFEPVLVDGKAIQLHPLVCPPFNADFDGDQMAVHVPLGIHAQLEAYILMLSTQNILSPAHGKPITLPSQDIVLGLYYLTQVVKGVKGEGKLFYNRQQVLLALENGVVDIHALIKLRLEDGKVIETTPGRVLLNSILPEDFPFLNEVLDKKGISKLISKVYEKYGVEITAQLLDSIKELGFKMATKAAISIGIEDLQVPTVKREILKDAFQQTDEIADLYRKGILTSKERYNRIIDLWSEITDKVSRAMFDEIERSSREERGKVYPGTFNPIYMMAISGARGNRDQIRQLAAMRGLMAKHTGEFIETPITANFREGLSVLEYFISTYGARKGLADTALKTAFAGYLTRRLVDVTQDIMITQKDCGTTKGIEMTAIVEGGEEKVPLRDRIIGRTLAEDVIDPYTGEIIAERNTIIDPELAEKIVHRGIEKVKVRSPLTCEAEFGICAMCYGWDLSQRKLVDIGEAVGIIAAQSIGEPGTQLTMRTFHIGGAAIAERAKGELLNETEGSVKFYNIKLITDRNGRKINISKDGAIGILDKEGRMVERHAVPYSAVIKVEEGAWVKENTVLAEWDPFNTYIIAEAPGRVELKDIALDITVKEERDPLTGKTSTIVSFTRPKDAMLHTPRIVVVTEDGREVVYDLPVNSIISIPPEKISMEWYLCPTCTESEGTEIQHKYYVVKDFYVEPGDVLARIPKEMAKVRDIVGGLPRVEELFEARRPKNPAILSEIDGTVRIYEDADEVILFNPRTGETRKYDIKKGEYILVTHGQVIQKGTKITDSTVAEIDGQVRIKGKGFKVVVYNKETGLQREYFVPKGKHLQVRNGDSVSAGDPLTDGIPDPHEILRIKGVDELHKFLLKEVQMVYRLQGVEINDKHFEIVIRQMLRKRRIVDAGDSRFLINEEVDVEELKEEIKRIKEEGGKIPKVEPVLVGISKAAITSSSWISAASFQETTKVLTDAACEGRVDELRGIKENVIIGNIIPAGTGVGEYSLLELEEVKVKKGVV; encoded by the coding sequence ATGAGAAAAGGTTTGCTTCCCTTTGAAAAAATAAAGTTAATGCTGGCTTCCCCAGAAGAAATAAGAAGCTGGAGCTATGGGGAGGTTAAAAAGCCCGAAACCATAAATTACAGAACTCATAAGCCGGAAAAGGACGGTCTTTTCTGCGCAAAAATATTTGGACCTATAAAAGATTACGAGTGCCTTTGCGGTAAATACAGAGGAAAGAGGTATGAAGGAACGATATGCGACAGATGCGGTGTGGAAGTTACCAAATCTTACGTTCGTAGGGAAAGGTTTGGACACATAGAGCTTGCTGCTCCTGTAGTGCACATATGGTTTTTAAAGAGCAGTCCCTCTAAGATTGCCACCCTTTTGGGTTTGTCCTCAAGGGATGTGGAAAGGGTTATCTACTTTGAATCTTACTTGGTCATAGAGTATCCCAGCGAGGATGAAAGGACAATCTTTGAACAAGCCGAGGATACCATACCTATCAAGGACGATATGGGCAATACGGTATTTGTGAAGCTCCATGTGATGGATGAAGATAAATATCTCAGCGAGTACGCAGGTAATCTGGAGCACAAGTACGAGGGTGGTATGGGAGCAGAGGCTATAAAGAAGGTGCTATCAGTTCTTGATTTGGAAGCTTATGCCAAAAAGCTGAGGATGGAAGTTAAACCCTACAGCTTTTCCTTTGAGGACATGAACAAAGAGTTGGAAGTAAAGTACAAAAAGCTCTATCATAAGATGATAAAAGCTGTAGCGGATAACTTTAGGCTTTATGCAATAGACCTATCAATTCCAGAGGGTATGACCTTAGACCAAGCTCTTTTGGGTGTGTTTAACGAAGAGTTGTATCTGGACGTTCATAGTGGGAAAATATACAACCAAGATTGTGAAGGCTGTTTAACTGGTAATAGAGCTATTCGAGAGTTCTATGAGCAGCAAAGGTCCAAGAGGAATGATATTCCAGTCTTTGAGAAGATTGAAGAAGATATAAGGAATACAGTCCTTAAGGAACTCTCGGAAAGTAAAATCAAAAAACAGCTTAGAGTGCTAAAGCTGGTGGAAAGCTTTATAAAGAGTGGAAACAAACCAGAGTGGATGGTTCTTGAGGTTTTGCCTGTCCTTCCACCCGAACTTAGGCCTTTGGTCGCTCTAGATGGGGGTAGGTTTGCCACCTCAGACCTTAACGATCTGTACAGAAGGATCATAAACAGGAACAACAGGCTGAAAAGGCTTATAGAGCTGGACGCTCCCGAGATAATAATAAGAAACGAAAAGAGGATGCTTCAGGAGGTTGTCAATGCCCTCATAGATAACGGCAAAGGTGGAAAGGTCATAACCCAAAACGGAAGGGCTCTCAAATCCTTGGCAGATTATCTGAAAGGTAAGCAGGGAAGGTTTAGGCAAAACCTTCTTGGGAAAAGGGTAGACTACTCTGGAAGGTCGGTCATCGTGGTTGGTCCTGAGCTCAAAATGCATCAGTGCGGTCTTCCCAGAATAATGGCTCTTGAGCTGTTTAAACCTTTTGTCTACAGAAGACTGGAAGAGAAGGGCTATGCCACTTCCATCAAAAGTGCAAAAAAACTCGTAGAAAACAAGACCCCTGAGGTTTGGGAATGTTTGGAAGAGGTGGTAAAACAACATCCAGTTCTGCTTAACAGAGCTCCTACTCTTCACAGGATGTCCATTCAAGCCTTTGAACCTGTCCTTGTGGACGGAAAAGCCATACAGCTTCATCCGTTGGTCTGTCCTCCATTTAATGCGGACTTTGACGGAGACCAGATGGCAGTTCATGTGCCCTTGGGTATCCACGCCCAGCTGGAAGCTTATATACTGATGCTTTCCACCCAAAACATACTCTCACCAGCCCACGGAAAGCCCATAACTCTACCTTCCCAGGATATTGTGCTTGGTCTTTACTACTTGACTCAAGTAGTGAAGGGTGTTAAAGGTGAAGGTAAGCTGTTCTACAATAGACAGCAGGTTTTGCTAGCATTAGAAAACGGTGTGGTGGACATACACGCCCTAATAAAACTCAGACTGGAAGATGGAAAAGTTATAGAAACCACTCCCGGAAGGGTGCTTCTTAATAGCATACTTCCAGAAGATTTTCCTTTCTTGAACGAAGTTTTGGATAAAAAGGGAATATCAAAGCTTATCTCCAAGGTTTACGAAAAGTATGGAGTGGAGATAACAGCCCAACTTCTTGACAGCATTAAAGAGCTAGGCTTTAAGATGGCAACCAAAGCGGCCATTTCCATAGGTATAGAGGATCTTCAGGTTCCAACAGTGAAAAGGGAAATACTCAAAGATGCGTTCCAGCAAACAGACGAAATAGCCGACCTATACAGAAAAGGTATTCTAACATCAAAGGAAAGGTACAACCGGATAATTGATCTGTGGTCTGAAATAACAGATAAGGTATCCCGAGCTATGTTTGATGAGATAGAAAGGTCTTCCCGTGAGGAAAGAGGAAAGGTCTATCCTGGAACCTTCAATCCTATATACATGATGGCAATTTCTGGTGCAAGGGGAAACAGAGATCAGATAAGACAGCTTGCTGCGATGAGAGGACTTATGGCAAAGCATACGGGTGAGTTTATAGAAACCCCCATAACCGCAAACTTTAGAGAAGGACTTTCTGTGCTTGAGTACTTTATTTCTACCTATGGAGCCAGAAAAGGTCTTGCGGACACTGCTCTAAAGACTGCCTTTGCGGGCTATCTTACAAGAAGACTTGTAGACGTTACCCAGGACATCATGATCACTCAGAAGGATTGCGGAACTACCAAAGGTATAGAGATGACGGCCATAGTGGAAGGTGGAGAGGAGAAGGTGCCCCTAAGAGACAGAATAATAGGAAGGACTTTGGCAGAGGATGTGATAGATCCATACACGGGAGAAATCATCGCAGAAAGAAATACCATAATAGATCCAGAGCTTGCGGAAAAAATAGTTCATAGAGGTATAGAAAAGGTAAAAGTGCGCTCACCTTTAACGTGTGAGGCGGAGTTTGGTATATGTGCTATGTGCTACGGTTGGGATCTGTCTCAACGCAAGCTCGTGGATATAGGCGAAGCGGTTGGGATAATAGCCGCTCAGTCCATAGGAGAGCCCGGAACTCAGTTAACAATGAGAACATTCCACATAGGCGGTGCGGCCATAGCAGAAAGGGCTAAAGGAGAGCTTCTAAACGAAACAGAAGGAAGCGTAAAGTTTTACAACATTAAGCTTATAACCGACAGGAATGGAAGAAAGATAAACATTTCAAAGGATGGTGCTATAGGTATACTGGATAAAGAGGGAAGGATGGTAGAAAGACACGCCGTTCCATATTCGGCTGTGATCAAGGTAGAAGAAGGTGCGTGGGTAAAGGAAAACACTGTTCTGGCAGAGTGGGACCCATTCAATACATACATCATAGCAGAAGCTCCCGGAAGGGTGGAGTTAAAAGACATAGCCTTAGATATAACTGTGAAGGAAGAGAGAGACCCCTTAACAGGAAAAACATCTACCATAGTATCCTTTACCAGACCAAAAGACGCTATGCTCCATACCCCGAGGATAGTTGTGGTTACTGAGGATGGAAGAGAAGTGGTTTACGACCTTCCGGTAAACTCCATCATTAGTATTCCCCCAGAGAAGATAAGTATGGAATGGTATCTGTGCCCAACTTGCACAGAATCAGAGGGAACGGAAATTCAGCATAAATACTACGTGGTAAAAGATTTCTATGTGGAGCCAGGAGATGTGTTAGCCAGAATTCCAAAAGAGATGGCAAAGGTTAGGGACATAGTAGGTGGTCTGCCTCGGGTAGAGGAGCTTTTTGAAGCAAGGCGTCCTAAAAATCCAGCTATTCTATCTGAAATAGATGGAACTGTGAGAATATACGAAGATGCGGATGAGGTCATACTTTTTAATCCGAGAACTGGCGAAACGAGGAAGTACGATATCAAGAAAGGTGAATACATCTTAGTTACACATGGACAGGTTATACAAAAAGGCACAAAGATCACAGACAGCACGGTGGCAGAGATAGATGGGCAAGTTAGGATAAAAGGAAAAGGATTTAAAGTTGTGGTATATAACAAAGAAACAGGGTTGCAAAGGGAATACTTTGTGCCAAAAGGCAAGCATCTTCAAGTTAGGAATGGAGACTCTGTATCCGCTGGAGATCCACTAACTGATGGCATACCAGACCCACATGAGATACTTAGGATCAAAGGAGTAGATGAACTACATAAGTTTCTTCTAAAAGAAGTTCAAATGGTCTACAGGCTACAAGGAGTAGAAATAAACGATAAGCATTTTGAAATAGTAATCAGGCAGATGCTCAGAAAAAGAAGGATTGTGGATGCAGGAGATAGCAGATTCTTGATCAACGAGGAGGTGGATGTGGAGGAACTAAAGGAGGAGATAAAAAGAATAAAAGAAGAAGGTGGTAAAATCCCCAAGGTTGAACCCGTTCTTGTTGGTATATCCAAGGCAGCCATAACTTCTAGCAGTTGGATATCTGCTGCCTCTTTCCAAGAAACTACCAAGGTATTAACAGATGCTGCTTGCGAAGGAAGGGTAGACGAACTAAGGGGAATAAAGGAGAACGTTATCATAGGCAACATTATCCCCGCTGGAACTGGTGTGGGAGAGTACAGCCTGCTGGAGTTGGAAGAGGTGAAAGTTAAAAAAGGTGTGGTATAA
- the rpsL gene encoding 30S ribosomal protein S12 produces the protein MPTFNQLVKYGRERKKKKSKSPALQGNPQKRGICVRVYTVTPKKPNSALRKVARVRLSNGIEVTAYIPGEGHNLQEHSIVLVRGGRVKDLPGVRYKVVRGTLDTAGVANRKQSRSKYGVKRPKQQAQAGGKK, from the coding sequence ATGCCGACTTTTAATCAGCTGGTAAAGTACGGAAGAGAAAGGAAGAAGAAAAAGAGTAAATCTCCTGCCCTGCAGGGCAACCCCCAAAAGAGGGGCATTTGCGTTAGGGTATATACAGTTACTCCAAAGAAGCCAAACTCTGCTTTAAGAAAGGTTGCCAGGGTTAGGCTATCCAACGGCATAGAGGTTACCGCCTACATTCCGGGAGAAGGGCATAACTTACAAGAGCACTCCATAGTGCTCGTTAGAGGGGGTAGGGTAAAGGACCTGCCCGGTGTGAGATACAAGGTTGTAAGAGGAACTTTGGATACTGCAGGTGTTGCCAACAGAAAACAATCAAGGTCTAAGTATGGAGTAAAGAGGCCAAAACAACAAGCGCAAGCAGGAGGTAAAAAATAA
- the rpsG gene encoding 30S ribosomal protein S7 encodes MPRKGGVKPREIPPDPKYGDVIVHKLINKVMESGKKSVAEWIVYTAMEEASKVAKMHPVELLHKVVDALKPEYEVRPRRVGGATYQVPVEVPPRRQVSLALKWLVEAARERARHRGSYTMIERLKAEMLDVLEGKGGALKKKEETHKMAEANKVFAHFRW; translated from the coding sequence ATGCCAAGAAAAGGCGGTGTTAAACCAAGAGAGATCCCGCCAGATCCAAAATACGGGGACGTAATAGTACACAAACTTATAAACAAGGTAATGGAGAGTGGAAAGAAGAGCGTGGCGGAGTGGATAGTGTACACAGCTATGGAAGAAGCGTCCAAGGTAGCAAAAATGCATCCTGTGGAGCTTTTGCACAAAGTAGTGGATGCCTTAAAGCCCGAGTACGAAGTAAGGCCAAGAAGGGTAGGGGGAGCTACCTATCAGGTTCCCGTAGAGGTTCCTCCAAGAAGGCAGGTGAGTTTGGCTTTAAAGTGGCTAGTGGAAGCGGCAAGAGAGAGAGCCAGACATAGAGGAAGCTATACGATGATAGAAAGGTTAAAGGCGGAAATGCTGGACGTTTTGGAAGGCAAGGGTGGAGCCCTGAAGAAAAAAGAAGAAACCCACAAAATGGCAGAAGCTAATAAAGTTTTTGCCCATTTTAGGTGGTAA